In Papaver somniferum cultivar HN1 chromosome 1, ASM357369v1, whole genome shotgun sequence, a genomic segment contains:
- the LOC113339738 gene encoding COBW domain-containing protein 1-like: MAVNLLIRRLGAKTPNQFLPKTCFTQQFNRGMVTSSIPHFYNNLPEKSVSDVADNRVPATVITGFLGSGKTTLLNHILTSQHGKRIAVIENEFGEVDIDSSLVASHSSVAEEIVMVNNGCLCCTVRGDLVKMLLELVKTKRDKFDHIVIETTGLAKPSPVIETFCTDEMLSKYVKLDGVVTLVDCKHVTQHLDEVKPRFVVNEAVEQVAYADRIILNKVDLVSDEELAALNTRIKGINSMAQMKQAKFGAVDMDFVLGVGGYDLDRIESEVKVDKPHCSNHQHAHHGGHHHHDHVHDSAVTSVSIVCEGNLDLDEVDDWLDRLIEEKGEDLYRMKGILSVNDSDERYVFQGVHSMLDSSPGKRWGPDEQRINKIVFIGRNLDETALRKGLKGCLA; this comes from the exons ATGGCTGTCAATTTGTTGATTAGAAGATTGGGTGCTAAGACCCCAAACCAATTTCTTCCCAAAACCTGTTTTACACAACAATTTAACAGAGGCATGGTTACATCTTCAATACCCCATTTTTACAACAATCTCCCAGAAAAATCTGTCTCAGATGTTGCTGATAATCGAGTTCCTGCTACTGTGATTACTGGGTTTCTTGGTTCTGGGAAAACAACGCTTCTTAATCATATTTTAACTTCTCAACATGGCAAAAGAATTGCTGTAATCGAAAATGAG TTTGGGGAGGTAGATATTGATAGTTCATTGGTTGCTAGTCATTCTTCTGTAGCTGAGGAAATTGTTATGGTCAATAATGGATGTCTGTGCTGTACTGTGAGAGGGGATTTAGTTAAAATGCTCTTGGAATTGGTGAAAACGAAGCGAGACAAATTCGATCACATTGTTATTGAAACAACAG GTCTTGCAAAACCATCTCCAGTGATTGAAACGTTTTGCACTGATGAAATGCTCTCCAAATATGTGAAACTTGATGGTGTTGTTACTTTGGTTGATTGTAAGCATGTGACACAGCATTTGGATGAAGTCAAACCAAGATTTGTGGTAAATGAAGCTGTGGAGCAAGTTGCATATGCTGATCGTATCATTCTGAACAAA GTTGATTTGGTGAGTGATGAGGAGTTGGCTGCGCTGAATACAAGAATTAAG GGTATCAATAGCATGGCACAGATGAAACAAGCTAAATTTGGGGCTGTAGACATGGACTTTGTTCTCGGTGTTGGAGGATATGATCTTGATAG AATTGAATCTGAAGTCAAGGTAGATAAACCCCACTGCTCAAATCATCAGCATG CGCACCATGGAGGACATCATCATCATGACCATGTCCATGATTCTGCAGTCACCAGTGTCAGTATAGTTTGTGAAGGCAACCTTGACCTTGATGAG GTTGATGATTGGCTCGATAGACTAATTGAGGAGAAAGGAGAGGACTTGTATAGGATGAAGGGGATATTGTCCGTGAATGATTCAGACGAACGTTATGTCTTCCAG GGGGTTCATTCCATGTTAGATAGTTCTCCAGGCAAACGATGGGGACCTGATGAACAAAGGATAAACAAGATTGTCTTCATAGGAAGGAACCTAGACGAAACTGCGCTCAGGAAAGGCTTGAAAGGTTGTTTAGCTTGA